One Halodesulfovibrio sp. MK-HDV DNA segment encodes these proteins:
- the nfsB gene encoding oxygen-insensitive NAD(P)H nitroreductase, producing MTTYIEKLESRYTAKKFTPNISIPPSILSDVKKVLQLSPSSTNSQPWHFVIATSQESKDKIAASARGFYEFNAGKIKDASAVVVLCTKTTIDTDYTNAILAQEEKDGRFPTNEVREMNRKGREFFVLHHRDTIQDAQHWMEKQTFIALANLLIGAEHLGLQACPMEGFDYEHLTEHLGLAEKGLAPTVIVSLGYGADDDFNASAPKSRMPQQSVITEI from the coding sequence ATGACCACGTATATTGAAAAATTGGAATCCAGATACACAGCTAAAAAGTTTACCCCAAATATTTCTATTCCACCTTCCATACTGAGTGACGTGAAGAAAGTATTGCAGCTCTCTCCTTCATCAACAAATTCGCAGCCATGGCATTTTGTCATTGCTACAAGTCAAGAGAGCAAGGACAAAATTGCAGCCTCTGCTCGCGGCTTTTATGAGTTTAACGCTGGAAAGATAAAGGATGCCTCAGCGGTAGTTGTTTTATGCACAAAAACAACGATCGATACCGACTACACAAACGCTATTTTAGCTCAGGAAGAAAAAGACGGGCGTTTCCCTACTAACGAAGTACGAGAAATGAACAGAAAAGGGCGTGAGTTCTTTGTGCTGCACCATCGTGACACGATACAAGATGCGCAGCATTGGATGGAAAAACAAACATTCATTGCACTTGCAAACCTGTTGATTGGCGCAGAGCATTTAGGTTTACAGGCATGCCCTATGGAAGGTTTCGATTATGAACACCTCACAGAGCACCTTGGACTTGCAGAAAAAGGGCTTGCGCCAACGGTCATAGTATCTCTCGGCTATGGTGCAGACGACGATTTTAATGCATCGGCGCCAAAGTCCAGAATGCCACAGCAATCTGTGATTACAGAAATTTAA
- a CDS encoding LysR substrate-binding domain-containing protein, with translation MELDIELLKCFEAVVDQNGFTQAGKHLGLSQSAVSQRIQRLEDRISKKLFSKAIRGIELSADGEVLLSYARRILSLHNEAVQWIQQPSMKGNLRIGFVDYFGPDLLPEIVSKFSKAYPNIHLELHAGLGMNLDSIYQEGNLDILLAGAGINGNGERIMTDPVVWAYKDGHGLETFFSADCIEQMPLVTLPQPCVFRAMAINMLDAYSKSWDVVFTGTGVASVLAAARAGLGITALPRSAVTKDLSILSSDHPLASLPEFSTYLYHNQNISTELVKGITDYLKIQLKKRQ, from the coding sequence ATGGAATTAGACATTGAATTACTGAAGTGTTTTGAAGCTGTTGTAGATCAAAACGGATTTACTCAGGCTGGAAAACATTTGGGATTAAGCCAATCTGCTGTCAGTCAACGAATTCAGAGACTTGAAGACAGGATAAGCAAAAAGCTTTTTTCCAAGGCTATCAGAGGGATTGAATTGAGTGCTGATGGTGAGGTGCTGTTAAGTTATGCTCGACGCATTTTGTCATTACACAATGAAGCTGTGCAATGGATTCAGCAGCCTAGTATGAAGGGGAATTTGAGAATTGGTTTTGTAGATTATTTCGGACCGGATTTACTTCCGGAAATTGTAAGTAAATTCTCAAAAGCTTACCCGAATATTCACTTGGAGTTGCACGCTGGTCTCGGAATGAATTTGGATTCAATATACCAAGAAGGTAATCTTGATATACTGCTTGCCGGAGCGGGCATAAATGGAAACGGGGAAAGAATTATGACAGACCCTGTTGTCTGGGCATACAAGGATGGGCATGGGCTTGAAACTTTTTTCTCTGCTGACTGTATAGAACAAATGCCACTTGTGACTCTGCCTCAACCATGTGTATTTCGAGCAATGGCTATCAACATGCTTGATGCCTACAGTAAGTCGTGGGATGTGGTTTTCACAGGGACAGGCGTTGCAAGCGTCTTAGCTGCTGCGCGGGCGGGGTTAGGAATTACAGCGTTGCCACGTTCTGCAGTGACAAAGGATCTTTCAATTCTGTCATCCGATCATCCGCTTGCATCACTTCCAGAATTTTCTACCTATCTCTACCATAACCAAAATATTTCAACAGAGCTTGTTAAAGGTATTACAGATTATTTAAAGATCCAACTAAAAAAGCGTCAGTAG
- a CDS encoding efflux RND transporter permease subunit codes for PDAMRAYGVTLEQVIGAVKQSNLDVGARTMEINSVEYIIRGVGFVKKLSDLEKAVIKVTDNTPITVKDIATVSLGPAMRRGALDKNGTEVVGGVVVVRYGENPLAVINNLKEKITTISAGLPSKTLADGTVSKLAIVPFYDRSGLIQETLGTLDNALTEEILITIIVVLIAVMHFKSSLVISSLLPLAVLMCFIAMRVLGVDANIVALSGIAIAIGTMVDMGIIICENILKKLEKAPPGADSFKLVFDGVAEVGSAVLTAVATTIISFLPVFVMDGAEGKLFKPLAYTKTFALGASILLSLTVLPMLAHMLFKARKSLHTGKIKTYIMPAGLVASGLVLSVMVKWWLGLIVAYIGVRRILYAHLPQTIGKWVERAENWLVIITITIVLSQHWLPLGPEKGFFINLLFAGGAIGSLMAFFYGFQKAYPSLLRLFLRHKATFMLLPFSIAMFGMVIWLGFGTVTSWMPNTIRATAPMAMLAHTFPGLGKEFMPPLDEGSFLYMPTTMPHASIGEVQDILAKQDKAIQRIPEVQSAVGKLGRAETPLDPAPVSMIETVINYKPQYLLDANGKRMRFKFDTSKKDYMRSVDNKLLSAQDGYPYLVQGYYERDAAGRLIADPDGRPFRIWRMALDPKLNPEREPWSGVRSSNDIWDAIVQAAAMPGVTSAPKLQPIAARIVMLQSGMRAPMGIKVKGPTLPVIEEFGLQLEKYLKQIPSIMPAAVTADRIVGKPYLEIVINRDAIARYGITVAKVQNVIDSAVGGRIITTTVEGRERYPVRVRYQRELRDSIEGLENILVASPTGEQIPLSRLAEITYIRGPQVIKSEDTFLIGYVLFDKQSGFAEVDVVEQTRYFLDQKIASGELVIPAGVSFEFAGSYENQIRAQKKLAVILPLALFVIVIILYLQFNAITTTLMVFSGILVAWSGGFIMIWLYGQDWFLNFSVLGTHMRDLFQVHPINLSVAIWVGFLALFGIASDDGVIMATFLDESKASRNPQNIEEVHEFVIEGAKRRIRPALMTSATTILALLPILTSTGKGADIMVPMAIPSFGGMSIALLTVFVVPVLYCWVEEARLKNQAKAK; via the coding sequence CGAGAACCCACTAGCAGTTATCAACAATTTGAAAGAAAAAATTACAACAATCAGCGCGGGGCTTCCAAGCAAAACGTTAGCGGACGGCACAGTCTCAAAGCTTGCTATCGTCCCGTTTTATGATCGCAGCGGTCTTATCCAAGAAACCTTGGGTACGCTAGACAATGCGCTCACAGAAGAAATCCTTATTACCATTATCGTTGTGCTTATTGCGGTAATGCATTTTAAAAGCTCTCTCGTGATTTCGTCTTTACTGCCACTTGCAGTTCTCATGTGCTTTATTGCTATGCGAGTGCTTGGGGTGGATGCAAATATTGTTGCACTTTCAGGTATCGCTATTGCCATTGGTACAATGGTGGATATGGGCATCATCATATGCGAAAACATACTTAAAAAGCTTGAAAAAGCGCCTCCCGGAGCTGACTCATTCAAACTTGTATTTGATGGTGTTGCCGAGGTTGGCAGCGCTGTTTTGACTGCTGTCGCAACGACAATCATCAGCTTCCTCCCTGTTTTTGTTATGGATGGAGCAGAGGGCAAACTTTTCAAGCCGCTGGCCTATACAAAAACTTTTGCACTCGGTGCCTCAATTCTGTTGTCACTCACGGTGTTACCTATGTTGGCGCACATGCTGTTCAAAGCACGTAAGTCACTCCATACAGGCAAAATCAAAACATACATTATGCCTGCAGGGCTTGTTGCATCAGGCTTAGTCTTAAGTGTGATGGTAAAGTGGTGGCTCGGACTTATTGTCGCCTATATTGGTGTGCGCCGCATTTTGTACGCACACCTTCCTCAAACAATAGGAAAATGGGTTGAACGTGCTGAGAACTGGCTCGTAATTATTACAATTACGATCGTACTTTCCCAACATTGGCTCCCGCTTGGACCAGAAAAAGGCTTCTTCATCAACCTGTTGTTTGCAGGGGGAGCTATTGGTAGCTTAATGGCATTCTTCTATGGATTCCAAAAAGCATACCCTTCCTTGCTCCGTTTGTTTTTGCGTCATAAAGCCACATTTATGCTGTTACCGTTCAGTATCGCTATGTTCGGTATGGTGATATGGCTGGGATTTGGAACTGTAACCAGTTGGATGCCAAATACTATTCGTGCCACAGCGCCAATGGCAATGCTAGCACACACATTTCCCGGGCTTGGCAAAGAATTTATGCCACCGCTGGACGAAGGTTCTTTTCTCTACATGCCAACAACAATGCCTCACGCCTCCATAGGTGAAGTGCAGGACATTCTTGCAAAGCAGGATAAAGCAATACAGCGAATTCCAGAAGTTCAGAGCGCTGTCGGCAAGCTTGGCAGGGCAGAAACACCGCTTGATCCTGCCCCTGTTTCAATGATTGAAACTGTCATCAACTACAAGCCACAATATCTGCTTGATGCTAATGGCAAACGCATGCGCTTTAAATTTGATACTTCGAAAAAAGATTACATGCGCTCGGTAGATAATAAACTGCTCTCAGCTCAAGACGGGTATCCATATCTTGTCCAAGGGTATTATGAACGTGATGCAGCGGGTAGACTTATTGCTGATCCCGATGGCAGGCCGTTTAGAATTTGGCGTATGGCACTTGATCCGAAGCTCAACCCTGAACGCGAACCGTGGAGTGGGGTGCGCTCCTCAAACGACATTTGGGACGCCATTGTTCAAGCAGCAGCTATGCCGGGCGTGACCAGTGCTCCAAAACTTCAACCAATTGCTGCACGAATTGTCATGCTGCAATCCGGTATGCGCGCGCCTATGGGCATTAAAGTCAAAGGCCCCACATTACCTGTCATTGAAGAATTTGGCCTCCAGCTTGAAAAATATTTAAAGCAGATTCCTTCCATAATGCCCGCAGCTGTTACTGCGGACAGGATTGTAGGGAAACCATATCTGGAAATCGTAATAAATCGCGATGCAATTGCCCGTTACGGAATCACAGTAGCAAAAGTACAGAACGTTATAGATAGCGCCGTCGGCGGACGTATAATTACTACTACAGTGGAAGGACGAGAACGCTATCCAGTACGAGTCCGCTATCAACGGGAGTTACGTGATTCTATTGAAGGGCTAGAAAACATCCTCGTAGCATCACCAACAGGAGAGCAAATTCCGTTATCCAGACTTGCCGAAATCACATATATTCGAGGTCCACAAGTCATTAAAAGTGAAGACACATTTCTTATCGGTTATGTTTTGTTTGACAAACAATCCGGCTTTGCCGAGGTCGACGTAGTAGAACAGACCCGCTACTTCCTAGATCAAAAGATTGCCAGTGGGGAACTTGTGATACCAGCAGGTGTTTCATTTGAATTTGCTGGAAGTTATGAAAACCAGATACGTGCACAAAAGAAGCTGGCTGTAATTTTGCCACTGGCATTGTTTGTCATCGTAATCATTCTGTATTTGCAGTTTAACGCGATTACCACCACGCTCATGGTTTTCTCAGGAATCCTCGTCGCGTGGTCTGGTGGCTTCATTATGATCTGGCTTTACGGGCAGGATTGGTTCTTAAATTTCTCCGTGCTCGGGACACACATGCGAGATCTCTTTCAAGTTCACCCCATTAACCTCTCAGTGGCTATCTGGGTTGGGTTCCTTGCACTCTTCGGCATTGCGTCCGATGACGGCGTAATAATGGCCACATTCCTTGATGAGTCCAAAGCAAGTCGGAATCCACAGAATATTGAAGAGGTTCACGAATTTGTAATTGAAGGGGCAAAAAGACGTATCCGTCCGGCGCTCATGACTTCTGCCACAACAATCTTAGCGTTGTTACCTATCCTTACTTCAACAGGTAAGGGCGCTGATATTATGGTACCAATGGCGATACCGTCCTTTGGGGGTATGTCCATTGCGTTGCTCACAGTCTTTGTTGTTCCCGTTCTTTATTGTTGGGTAGAAGAGGCTAGATTGAAAAATCAGGCAAAAGCAAAATAA